The following are from one region of the Clostridia bacterium genome:
- a CDS encoding PIG-L family deacetylase — protein sequence MDLKQFLPLPDLDALPSLLCVQPHPDDNEVGAGATIARVAKKGCRVTYVTVTDGGMGSTDMRMSREALASIRRGEAQESGGMLGVSGFVWLDYPDGGGWSGRDLRDQLVRLIRELRPAALMAPDPWLLYEGHPDHVRTGLAAVEACLFSALPRCGGGAGDACGAEHSGGNCGGIGECSGTDASRFVLAAPCQPEWVILHSTSRPNVWVNADDTWELKMKAVAAHASQFAYEWEMVSSFLAARAQSLAEGRGFQTAEAFKVLPPIMLHAMPEAEAY from the coding sequence ATGGATCTCAAGCAGTTCTTGCCCCTTCCCGATCTTGATGCCCTTCCATCGCTCCTGTGCGTGCAGCCTCACCCTGACGATAACGAGGTGGGAGCAGGCGCGACAATCGCACGCGTGGCGAAGAAGGGCTGTCGCGTTACGTACGTGACCGTAACGGATGGGGGAATGGGCAGCACCGACATGCGAATGTCCAGGGAGGCCCTAGCTTCTATACGCCGCGGCGAAGCTCAGGAGTCTGGCGGGATGCTTGGGGTTAGCGGCTTCGTATGGCTGGATTATCCCGATGGCGGCGGCTGGAGCGGGCGCGACCTCAGGGACCAGCTGGTACGGCTCATTCGCGAACTGCGTCCGGCAGCACTTATGGCGCCAGACCCGTGGCTTCTCTACGAGGGGCACCCGGATCACGTTAGGACAGGGCTCGCAGCGGTTGAAGCCTGCCTGTTTTCGGCACTTCCCAGGTGCGGTGGCGGCGCCGGCGATGCGTGCGGCGCTGAACATAGCGGCGGCAACTGCGGAGGCATCGGCGAATGCTCTGGCACTGACGCTTCAAGGTTCGTCCTCGCTGCGCCATGCCAGCCTGAATGGGTGATTCTCCACAGTACGTCCCGTCCAAATGTGTGGGTGAATGCAGACGATACCTGGGAACTGAAGATGAAAGCGGTCGCCGCCCACGCATCGCAGTTTGCTTACGAATGGGAGATGGTCTCGTCCTTCCTTGCAGCCAGGGCGCAGTCCTTAGCTGAAGGACGGGGATTTCAAACGGCGGAAGCATTCAAAGTGCTTCCGCCGATAATGCTTCATGCCATGCCGGAGGCTGAGGCGTACTGA